One genomic window of Cannabis sativa cultivar Pink pepper isolate KNU-18-1 chromosome 2, ASM2916894v1, whole genome shotgun sequence includes the following:
- the LOC115719560 gene encoding cation/H(+) antiporter 18: MATNITNGVGHICPGPMKATSNGAFQGDDPLHFALPLAILQICLVLVVTRLLAFLMKPLRQPRVIAEIIGGILLGPSALGRNQMYISKIFPPKSLTVLETLANLGLLFFLFLAGLELDPKSIRRTGKKALMIAMAGISFPFALGIGSSFVLRQTISKDVNSAAFLVFMGVALSITAFPVLARILAELKLLTTDIGRMAMSAAAVNDVAAWILLALAVALSGTGQSPLISLWVFLSGCIFVICCILIVPPIFKWMALRCHEGEPVDEVYICATLAAVLAAGFVTDTIGIHAMFGAFVIGILVPKDGPLAGALVEKVEDLVSGLFLPLYFVSSGLKTNIATIRGLQSWGLFVLVTVTACFGKIVGTVLVSLFCKVPFREAVTLGFLMNTKGLVELIVLNIGKDRNVLNDQTFSIMVLMAVFTTFITTPVVIAVYKPAKRAILANYKYRTVERENPDTQLRILACFHSTRNIASLLNLLEASRGTEKREKLSVYALHLMELSERSSAILMVHKARRNGLPFWHKGHRSDSSNIVVAFETYGQLGRVSIKPMTSISSMSDMHEDVCSTAESKRAAIIILPFHKHQRLDGSLEVTRSDFRWVNKRVLEHATCSVGIFVDRGLGGNSHVAASNVSCFVTVLFFGGQDDREALAYGSRMADHPGISLMVIRFLVEPNIAGHNTIVNVESGSSTTNSSSLDNDVLTNFKKTKANNNTIKYEEKPVENSEQVISTIREIGNCNLFLVGRSPVGEIALALNKRSDCPELGPVGSLLTSPDFSTAASVLVVQQYNGQVPLDLDSISGQDLTDGE, encoded by the exons ATGGCGACCAACATTACTAATGGGGTAGGACACATTTGTCCGGGTCCTATGAAGgctacttcaaatggtgcattCCAGGGAGATGATCCTCTTCATTTTGCCCTTCCTCTTGCTATTTTACAGATTTGTTTGGTGCTTGTTGTCACTCGACTTCTAGCATTCCTTATGAAGCCATTAAGACAACCGCGTGTGATTGCTGAGATTATT GGAGGAATATTACTGGGGCCATCAGCTCTAGGAAGGAACCAAATGTACATTAGCAAGATTTTTCCACCCAAAAGTCTTACTGTGTTAGAAACTCTAGCAAATCTTGGTCTTCTGTTTTTCCTCTTCCTGGCAGGCCTAGAGTTAGATCCTAAATCCATTCGTCGGACTGGGAAGAAAGCCCTGATGATTGCCATGGCAGGAATTAGCTTCCCATTTGCATTAGGAATTGGTTCCTCTTTTGTACTCCGACAAACCATATCTAAAGATGTAAATAGTGCTGCATTTCTAGTATTCATGGGAGTAGCCCTTTCAATAACTGCCTTCCCTGTCTTAGCTCGTATTCTAGCTGAGCTGAAACTCTTAACCACTGATATTGGTAGAATGGCTATGTCAGCTGCAGCAGTCAATGATGTAGCTGCATGGATTCTACTTGCTCTCGCCGTTGCTCTATCTGGAACTGGTCAATCTCCTCTTATCTCATTATGGGTCTTTCTATCTGGGTGCATTTTTGTAATTTGCTGTATTCTCATTGTCCCTCCAATCTTCAAATGGATGGCTCTGAGATGTCATGAAGGTGAGCCGGTAGATGAGGTGTACATATGTGCAACACTAGCTGCTGTCCTGGCTGCTGGATTTGTTACCGATACGATAGGAATTCATGCCATGTTCGGTGCCTTTGTCATTGGAATACTTGTCCCAAAGGATGGTCCACTCGCAGGTGCTCTCGTGGAAAAAGTAGAGGATCTTGTATCTGGTCTCTTTCTACCTCTATATTTTGTTTCAAGTGGATTAAAGACCAATATAGCCACCATTCGGGGGCTCCAATCATGGGGTCTTTTTGTTCTAGTGACGGTAACAGCTTGTTTTGGGAAGATAGTAGGCACTGTTTTGGTATCCCTTTTCTGCAAAGTTCCTTTCCGTGAAGCTGTAACGCTCGGGTTCCTGATGAACACTAAAGGGTTGGTGGAACTCATTGTTCTCAACATTGGTAAAGATAGAAAT GTTTTGAATGATCAAACATTTTCGATCATGGTACTTATGGCTGTGTTTACTACATTCATCACCACACCTGTTGTCATTGCAGTGTATAAGCCAGCAAAAAGGGCAATATTAGCTAATTACAAGTATAGAACAGTTGAAAGGGAAAATCCAGACACCCAACTTAGGATCTTGGCTTGTTTCCACAGTACAAGAAACATTGCATCATTGCTAAACCTGCTTGAAGCCTCAAGAGGAACCgaaaaacgagaaaaactatCTGTTTACGCACTGCATCTCATGGAGCTTTCCGAGAGGTCATCAGCTATTCTAATGGTACACAAGGCACGAAGAAACGGCTTGCCTTTTTGGCACAAGGGCCATCGGTCAGACTCTAGCAATATTGTTGTGGCATTTGAGACTTATGGGCAACTAGGCCGAGTATCCATTAAGCCAATGACATCAATCTCTTCAATGTCCGATATGCATGAGGATGTCTGTTCCACAGCCGAGTCAAAAAGGGCTGCAATCATTATCCTTCCATTCCACAAGCACCAAAGATTAGATGGCTCATTAGAAGTTACAAGAAGTGACTTCCGTTGGGTTAACAAAAGGGTACTTGAGCATGCAACTTGCTCTGTTGGAATCTTTGTTGACCGGGGACTTGGTGGGAATAGCCATGTTGCTGCAAGTAACGTGTCTTGTTTCGTTACAGTTCTCTTCTTCGGCGGTCAAGATGACAGAGAGGCCCTTGCTTATGGCTCCCGGATGGCTGACCACCCCGGCATTAGTCTAATGGTCATCCGATTTCTAGTGGAACCCAACATTGCTGGACACAATACTATTGTTAACGTGGAAAGTGGCTCAAGCACCACCAATTCGAGTTCACTCGACAACGATGTCTTGACCAACTTTAAGAAGACTAAGGCTAACAACAACACCATCAAATATGAAGAGAAACCAGTTGAAAACAGTGAACAAGTTATTTCTACCATCCGCGAAATCGGTAACTGCAATCTATTTTTGGTGGGTCGGAGTCCAGTTGGTGAAATAGCCTTAGCTTTGAACAAGAGGAGTGATTGCCCTGAATTAGGACCTGTTGGTAGTCTCTTAACTTCACCAGATTTCTCTACAGCAGCATCAGTGTTGGTTGTACAACAGTACAATGGTCAGGTACCCTTGGATTTAGATTCAATATCTGGGCAAGATTTAACAGATGGAGAATGA